The Shewanella mesophila genome contains the following window.
CATTGACTAACGGGCTATTTCGCAGCGCTCTAGAAACCGTCGATTGAGACACGCCCGCTCTATAAGCAATATCTATTGAGGTCGCTTTTGTTGTCATCGTTATTGCTACCTTTACCTAAAACTATCGGCGAGCAAAACTCGCCGACCAATACTATACAACTTCAATACTTAAGAGGTTAAATCCCTAACTCCTTCATTAAATCATCGGCATCATCGACGACAACGGCACCTTTAACGCCTTGCGACCAAGTAGTCGAACCAAGAACATTGCTACTTCCGTGACCATGTTGTGCAAGTAATGCATCAGGATCGTGTTCTTCATCGTTTATAAAATCAGCTAACTTAATAAACTCTGTTTTATCCATCGCAAATTCAAGATAAAAAATATGGTTTCTCTCAGTCTTAAATGCCACTCTACGCGCAACAGCTTCATCTAGATTAGTATCGATCGAGATGGTGAGCTCTTTGTTAATAGTCAACATCTTAGGTTGACTCTGGTTAATCGATGTCTGCAGTTCTTTATTAACCTTAACGATAAAATCACCTAGGATCTGATTCATCAATTCCCCCATCACATCTCCGACCTCATCAGAGGTATGTGAAAAGGCGAACTCAGATTCAGGCATCCCCATCTGTGTCATATAAGCCTGGTAAATTTCTACTGCGGCTTGCGCAGAAAAATTAATTACCACTAAACCAGAAAACCCACCATCAAATATGGAGAAACAACCTAAATCAGGTTTTAGACAAGTTTTAGTAATACTCTGCACCATAGCCGCATGGGATACCTGGCTAGAAGTTGTGCTCGAAAGGACATGAGAAACCGAATGGCAAAGCTTTAATAAAATATCATCAGAGGTGATCACTTGAGATGTCATAGTCATGTTACAAACCAAAAAGAGTCAATGCTTAATTCTGCGCCCTATTGATGTAAAAATCAAAGCGAAAACAGCGCATTAGTATAACATCAAAACAAATTATCCTATTTTTCTATACAAGTGATTGAATACTTGTAAGTTACAAATGCATCACAAGCTACAACTTTAGTGCTCAATCGCTCAAAAAGTAACATCTAATGCATACATTACGGTTATTTATTGGTCTATTAGGTGACACTTGTGCGATAGCGTGAGCTAGTTCAAGTATTAGCTAATAAACACGTTAATCATGCACTATTCGTTCAATTCGATAGGGATAAAAGGTATATTTGCTGACGGTTATCTATTGATACAGTTTGAGGAATGTCATGCTAGCGATGTTAAGACGATTTACTATTTTGCAACGGCTTATTTTTATGTTGGTGCTTGCTGCGATAGGTACATTTGTATTTGGAAGCTTCTCTATCAACGAACAACGCAACAGCCTGATTGCTCAAAAATGGATACAGAATGATGCACAGCTATCAACCATATTGAGCCTGCTAGATGCCCACAATAATAGCGCTCAGCAGGGTGTTCTTACCCAAGCGGATGCACAAAAAGCTGCCCGTGAACTGATTAATCATATCAAATATGGCGCCGATGGTTTCTTTATCTTAATAGACAAGAGTCAGGTAGTGATTGCCAACGGTGCAAGTCCTAACACCATAGGTACTCACATTCGTGACTTAAAAGATGCAAAAGGACAAACGAGCATCAGTAAATTAGTGGCGCAAGCCAGTACAGAAGGGATTGCTCACGGCACGTTTGAAAGCATTAATCCACTGACCAATAAGCAAGAAACCGCATTAATGGAAGCGCGCAAGTTCGACTCATGGGGCTGGACCCTTGTGACAGCGTCATACATGAGCGATGTCAACGACACATTAATCTCACTATTGTTTAACTATCTTATTATTATGATGTTGATCTCTGTGCCGATCTTTGCATTTTTCCTTGTCTTAAATCATTCAATTAGTTCGCCCCTAAACCAAGCTATTGAAGCGATGAAAGATATTGCACAAGGTGAAGGCGACCTCACTAAAC
Protein-coding sequences here:
- a CDS encoding DUF3334 family protein, with protein sequence MTMTSQVITSDDILLKLCHSVSHVLSSTTSSQVSHAAMVQSITKTCLKPDLGCFSIFDGGFSGLVVINFSAQAAVEIYQAYMTQMGMPESEFAFSHTSDEVGDVMGELMNQILGDFIVKVNKELQTSINQSQPKMLTINKELTISIDTNLDEAVARRVAFKTERNHIFYLEFAMDKTEFIKLADFINDEEHDPDALLAQHGHGSSNVLGSTTWSQGVKGAVVVDDADDLMKELGI